The Bacteroidota bacterium genome segment CATCCAACAGGCCTTTCTGGACGGCGAACCGGTTGAACTGCACCAGGTGATGGTCAAGGCTGAGGAGGCGGGAATCGCCACCGAGCTGTTGATTGAGATCCGAAATAAATTAGTCGATGCCTATTCCGAACTGATTCGCATGCCGGTATAGGCGTTAACGTCGATTCCACGCGACCAGGGACGGTCGTCAACAGGACATAGGACGGACGATGGAGCCAATCAAGGACTTCTTTGCAAACCTCTCGGCGATGATCGGGCGAATGACCGCCAGCCAGGTGATGATGCTTTTCGGAGTAGTCGCCGGGACGCTGGTCGGTATTTTCCTCATGGTCGGGTGGGTCAACGACATCACCTACTCTCGTTTGTATTCCGATCTCGATGAATCGGAAGCGGGGGAGGTCGTGACGTATTTGACCGACAACAATATCCCCTACCAACTCAGCGACGGCGGACGGGTTGTTTCGGTTCCGACCGAT includes the following:
- a CDS encoding flagellar hook-basal body complex protein FliE produces the protein MQQAFLDGEPVELHQVMVKAEEAGIATELLIEIRNKLVDAYSELIRMPV